A region from the Nitrospiria bacterium genome encodes:
- a CDS encoding acyl carrier protein, whose amino-acid sequence MQPIEQQLRQFVINNFLFGQGGDQLSNHDSFLEKGIVDSTGVLELVAFLEDQYRIKIEDEELIPANLDSIDSLIRFIEKKAQRTP is encoded by the coding sequence ATGCAGCCGATTGAGCAGCAGTTGCGGCAATTCGTCATCAACAACTTTCTATTCGGCCAGGGGGGTGATCAGCTCTCAAATCATGACTCTTTCCTCGAGAAAGGGATCGTGGATTCCACCGGGGTGCTGGAGCTGGTGGCCTTCTTGGAGGATCAATACCGGATAAAGATTGAAGATGAGGAATTGATCCCGGCCAACCTGGACTCCATTGACAGTCTCATCCGGTTCATCGAGAAAAAGGCGCAAAGGACCCCGTAA